The Gossypium raimondii isolate GPD5lz chromosome 2, ASM2569854v1, whole genome shotgun sequence genome segment TATCTTTGATCGGACTTCAGAACGCCGGAAAAACCTCACTAGTAAATGTTGTTGCAGTAAGTAAATTAGAACTTGTAAATGTCGTTGCAGCATACAAAGGGTTGATTAAGAGCGATCTAGAACGTTTTCTCTCTTATCCCGTGATTTAACTTCAAGTTGGCTGGTTGTTTTTTTCCCCAGACTGGTGGATATAGCGAAGATATGATCCCTACGGTGAGTTTGGATTATTTTGAGGGCTGCGATGATATTACGTTTCCAGTACTTTTATAGTCCTTTTCTTTCTGTCGTAGAAGGTAATTTAATGTCGAATGGCTTCTTTTTCAGGTCGGATTCAACATGAGGAAAGTGACAAAAGGAAATGTTACTATAAAATTATGGGATCTCGGAGGTCAACCTAGGTTTCGTAGCATGTGGGAACGATACTGCCGTGCGGTTTCGGCAATTGTGTAAGAAGCTACTTGTTTATTTGTTCTTAATTGCTTTAACACTTTTGGGGCAATGATAGTTTCTCTGCTAACGATTTGCCTGTCTCTGCTTCAGTTAGTAACCATTTCAATGCTAGCTTGGTAGTAGTATTAACTAAAATCGAACCGTTCTTAATTTCAGACCGTTCTTAATTTCGGTTTAGATCTATGTCTTTGAAAACTGTAGCTAACGTACTGAAGTTATCTGATCCTgttatttatataagttttgcAGTATGTTACTGGCCTTCAGTTGCATGCCATTGTACCTTCTACTTCTCGAACCGTGAAATACCTTTCTTAGTTTTTGAGTATAATCTATTCGATTAAACTTGATTTTCTTGCAGTTACGTGGTGGATGCCGCTGATCCCGATAACTTGAGCATCTCAAGAAGTGAGCTTCATGATTTGTTGAGTAAACCCTCACTTAGTGGTATCCCTCTTCTGCTGTTAGGCAACAAAATCGACAAGCCAGAAGCTTTGTCGAAACAGGCTTTAACTGACGATATGTAAGAGAAGACATTCACTTGATTTGCTCGATTAACTAGAAACTTCTTCGTGACATCGAATATTTTGTTATGCAGGGGACTCAAGTCAATTACAGATAGAGAAGTATGCTGCTTCATGATATCATGCAAGAACTCGACCAACATCGACTCGGTTATTGATTGGCTCGTAAAGCATTCAAAATCTAAGAGCTGAAATGAAAAAGGGGTTTCTTTGTCTAATCTCTTCTGTGATGAATCTGTGTTTTATGTATCAAGTTTCTGAAAAGGGATACAATTCgtgttttaaggtttatggtttTCGGTTTCTCCCTAACTTGATTTcccgattgtttaattattgttttctcatCGTGTAATGTAACATTGGATCATCACATTTGTAATTCAAGTAGGCTTAAATCTTTGAACAAGATTTTTCATGTATTCTTATCATTCAAGTCAAATAGTTGAATGCAATGAAACTTTGGTTCATGTCAATGTTTGAGTATTGATGATTAAATgatgatatgtatgtatgcatgtatgcatgcatgcatgtattcCTTCAATTGAAATTGGAGATATGGTTTTTAGCCCTTGAAATGATGATGATCATCATCATAGTAATCATCAATATGCCCATTGTGAGGTACAAGTGGAGCCATCTTAGAGAGTTTGCAAATG includes the following:
- the LOC105787680 gene encoding ADP-ribosylation factor-like protein 8a; translation: MGLWEAFLNWLRSLFFKQEMELSLIGLQNAGKTSLVNVVATGGYSEDMIPTVGFNMRKVTKGNVTIKLWDLGGQPRFRSMWERYCRAVSAIVYVVDAADPDNLSISRSELHDLLSKPSLSGIPLLLLGNKIDKPEALSKQALTDDMGLKSITDREVCCFMISCKNSTNIDSVIDWLVKHSKSKS